Genomic window (Saccharomyces eubayanus strain FM1318 chromosome XVI, whole genome shotgun sequence):
AAACAAAATCACTACTATAAGTTAGACGTGGAAGtttgaaatatatacatattaaAACCCTTTGtttatttacattttttagCCTCTATTTAAGAAGAATTGTTTGAATGTTATTATCATCAGTAAGGATGGCCACAATTGGGCTATTTATGGAGGGGCAATTACCTACAAAAATGTCTTTCACATTCTTTATGCCATACTTAGCCCTGATATCTGAATAACCAACAAACGACCACCGTTCGAAAGATGTCGAATATTTGTATACCGAGAGCGCCGTCCCGTAAAGATGCTGCTCtgttataaaaatatacttGCCATTGTTTGCTGTTTGGCGCCCTGTTCTTGGATCATGCATATTAAGTTCTTGTGTCTTGTAGAAGATCGgacaaatttctttattgttttcaatagaGCTAGGATCGTCGGTAGAGTTTGGTACTGGAATCGAGAGATATCTCAAGTTCGATTCAACCAGGACATGGTCTGTTCTTGAAAGATAATCTATATTTTGAACACATTCATCTATTTTCAACATAAAATCTAATTCCTTGTTTGCAGAATCAGTAGGCTCCAAGACATTATCACAGTGACATATCAAGCTGTCTCCCTTGTATAGAGTAAACTgtggaaaatttaaaaCGGACTTGGCATTTGTGGCACTTCCTAGATTTCTAGGTAAATCAAAActtgttttgaaactctGTAAATCCCCGTTTGCTTGCTGGTGATTCAGAGAAGTTATTAGCAGTCCCTCTTCCATACCAAATGATACAACAAAATGGGGCAGCAAACCTGCCCAAACATTTAGTATAGACCGATTTCTCCCATGCTGATAAAAGGAAGTTGAAGGGTCCTTCAGAAGTAGGTGATTATTAACGTTTCCATTCAAGTCACAGCATAGTTTTAAGAGCTTTCCATTCTGAAAACCAATCAGGACTTGAACGGTGCTTGTATTATAATCAAAATTACAGTCCATACAGGTTATTGTGTTCGACAACAATAAGTTCAGCTGGCCATGGAATTGCTGCTTAATGACGATGAAATGCTGATCCTTAAAATCATACAGCACTACTTTCCTATCATCTGTTTCGTCAGAATAGAACATCCAGTACTCGTTgttaaaatttttataacTTTTAAAACTTCGCAAGTCatgggaagaaaaatggttattaATCCTAACAAATTCCAATCCTGTGTCACTTCGAGGACCATCTTCAACCTCTTCCTCGTCCTCAACCGAGTTTTCCGCTTCCAAATCATTTTCTCCCAGGCTGCTCGACAAAAACCGACAAATCTGCTCCTTTATCGCATTTGGCAGCTGTGGGTAGTCGTTACTTGCAGTGTAGTAACAATACCGATTAACACGTTCATCTGGCTCGTTCTGACTTCTCCTGTCGTAAAATAGCACCCTGTTCTGGCCCTGATATATCTGCATAGGAATACCCATGACTCcgtttgtttgtttggtCTCTTGTAACTGGTTCAACGGCCCTCTTTTTACCACYCCCTATTCCTGTGTTACAACAAACACTACCTGTTTATATATGCCAGGTGTTGCGTTTTCTTCCCCGCCAATAGCCGCCGATCTCCAAATTACCccaatcaaaaaaaaaaactccGGGAAATGCGGGGGGAGGTGCAGTGCGGTGTGAAAACATAGCAACAAATTTAGCCGCGCTAATCAAAGGGAATCATAGGATATGAGAATCACAGCAAGGGAAGACTACTGGAGACATTCCTTGGCTTGAGACAAGagataaagaagaacgaCTAAAGAATGTTCAAAGGGTGTGTGGCAAGAAAGGTGGCGCCAAGCTTATACATGGTTCGTAGCTACCTGGTGACTTGCAAAAGGAAGCAGCAGTCGTGGTTGTTGCATAGAAGGTTGTGCACattaaataataattacTTCTTTTTAGAATGGGAACTGCTTTTTTTAACTAATGAGGTCGTAAAGTGGAAGGAAATGATCGGTTTTTTGGAGAGCCAGTTGTCATGCATAAAATGCTACATCGAGATAGAGAAGCCAAGCTACGGGCAAAACTTCCAGCGTCTGATAGATGATTACAATGAGCAACTGAACGAAAATAATGTTGTTATTTCCATTCTGAAGAATAGACCGCGGGTTTCTCCATTCCCCGTATATCTTTACGATGAAGTATATTCACGTACCAAACTTGCCATCGCGGAGTTGGACTCGTTGATAATAATCTCTTTTATTTCCTTGGTGTTTTTATGGGTATCGATAGAAATCTAAACTCACAATACTGTGTAATGatacatttctttttgtcgCTATAAACAAACGTACATACAAAACATCCTATCTATCTTCATGTCAGACTTTGTATACAGCtgcaaaatattttaaatataCTAGCCAAGGTACTGTCcttattgttattgttattgttgttattggcTTGACCTTGGGGTTGACC
Coding sequences:
- the YIG1 gene encoding Yig1p, producing MGIPMQIYQGQNRVLFYDRRSQNEPDERVNRYCYYTASNDYPQLPNAIKEQICRFLSSSLGENDLEAENSVEDEEEVEDGPRSDTGLEFVRINNHFSSHDLRSFKSYKNFNNEYWMFYSDETDDRKVVLYDFKDQHFIVIKQQFHGQLNLLLSNTITCMDCNFDYNTSTVQVLIGFQNGKLLKLCCDLNGNVNNHLLLKDPSTSFYQHGRNRSILNVWAGLLPHFVVSFGMEEGLLITSLNHQQANGDLQSFKTSFDLPRNLGSATNAKSVLNFPQFTLYKGDSLICHCDNVLEPTDSANKELDFMLKIDECVQNIDYLSRTDHVLVESNLRYLSIPVPNSTDDPSSIENNKEICPIFYKTQELNMHDPRTGRQTANNGKYIFITEQHLYGTALSVYKYSTSFERWSFVGYSDIRAKYGIKNVKDIFVGNCPSINSPIVAILTDDNNIQTILLK
- the CSM4 gene encoding Csm4p, with translation MFKGCVARKVAPSLYMVRSYLVTCKRKQQSWLLHRRLCTLNNNYFFLEWELLFLTNEVVKWKEMIGFLESQLSCIKCYIEIEKPSYGQNFQRLIDDYNEQLNENNVVISILKNRPRVSPFPVYLYDEVYSRTKLAIAELDSLIIISFISLVFLWVSIEI